From Segatella copri, the proteins below share one genomic window:
- a CDS encoding shikimate dehydrogenase family protein, with product MDKYGLIGYPLGHSFSKNYFNEKFENEGIDAQYINFEIPSIENLTEILDSNPELKGLNVTIPYKEKVISYLDVVSPEANAIGAVNVIKVEHRGEDVYLKGYNSDVIGFTKSIEPYIEPYHKKALILGTGGASKAINFGLKSLGLETAFVSRYERPGTIQYEKITPEVIKEYNVIVNCTPVGMYPHVDECPALPYEAMDSHTLLYDLIYNPDETLFMKKGKEHGATVKNGLEMLLLQAFASWDFWHQEK from the coding sequence ATGGACAAGTATGGACTCATAGGTTACCCTCTGGGGCATTCGTTCTCAAAGAACTATTTCAACGAAAAGTTTGAGAACGAGGGCATCGATGCCCAATACATCAACTTCGAGATACCTTCTATCGAAAATCTTACCGAGATTCTCGACTCAAATCCTGAGCTTAAGGGTCTCAACGTCACCATTCCTTACAAGGAGAAAGTGATCAGCTATCTCGACGTGGTAAGCCCTGAGGCGAATGCTATCGGAGCCGTCAACGTGATCAAGGTAGAGCACAGAGGCGAAGATGTTTATCTGAAAGGATATAACAGCGACGTAATCGGTTTTACCAAGAGCATCGAACCTTATATCGAGCCTTATCACAAGAAGGCTCTCATCCTGGGTACAGGCGGAGCTTCAAAGGCTATCAACTTCGGTCTGAAATCGCTCGGGCTGGAAACAGCCTTCGTGAGTCGATACGAGCGTCCGGGTACTATCCAGTACGAAAAAATCACCCCTGAGGTTATCAAGGAGTATAACGTCATCGTAAACTGTACCCCAGTGGGCATGTACCCACACGTAGACGAGTGTCCTGCGCTGCCTTACGAGGCAATGGACAGCCACACCCTGCTCTACGACCTCATCTACAATCCCGACGAAACCCTCTTCATGAAGAAGGGCAAAGAACACGGAGCCACAGTAAAGAATGGCTTGGAAATGCTCTTGTTGCAAGCCTTTGCATCATGGGATTTCTGGCACCAGGAAAAATAA
- the pepT gene encoding peptidase T yields MDLVERFINYTKFDTQSSEESTSVPSTAKQLEFAKYLKKELEDEGLSDVEMDDMGYIYATLKSNTKKKTPTIGFISHMDTSPDASGKDVKARVIKNYDGNDIELSPGIISSVETFPELKAHKGEDIIVTDGTTLLGADDKAGIAEIVQAMCYLRDHDEIKHGDIRVGFNPDEEIGMGAHHFDVEKFGCDWAYTVDGGDLGDLEYENFNAAGAKIIIKGVSVHTGYAKGKMVNASRLAVEFQNMIPENETPEQTEGYQGFYHLIGIESRCEEAKLSYIIRDHDRNKFENRKDFIEDCVNKMNEKYGDGTVKAVIYDQYYNMKEKIDPNMHVIDIVLRAMQESGVPPRVEPIRGGTDGAQLSFKGLPCPNIFAGGVNFHGPHEFVSIQVMEKVVKTIVKIAEITEEFND; encoded by the coding sequence ATGGATTTAGTAGAACGATTTATAAACTATACGAAATTCGACACACAGTCGAGCGAAGAATCGACCAGCGTGCCTAGTACGGCAAAACAGCTTGAATTTGCCAAGTACCTGAAGAAGGAACTTGAGGACGAAGGATTGAGCGATGTCGAAATGGATGACATGGGCTATATCTATGCCACCCTGAAGAGCAATACCAAGAAAAAGACTCCTACCATCGGATTTATTTCACACATGGATACATCGCCTGATGCCAGCGGAAAGGATGTAAAGGCGCGCGTCATCAAGAACTATGACGGCAACGACATCGAGCTGAGCCCGGGCATCATCTCAAGCGTTGAGACTTTCCCAGAGCTGAAGGCTCACAAGGGAGAGGATATCATCGTGACAGACGGTACTACCCTGCTGGGTGCTGACGACAAGGCGGGCATCGCTGAAATCGTACAGGCTATGTGCTATCTGCGCGACCACGACGAAATCAAGCACGGAGATATCCGCGTAGGTTTCAATCCTGACGAGGAAATCGGTATGGGTGCGCATCATTTCGATGTAGAGAAGTTTGGCTGCGACTGGGCGTACACCGTAGATGGCGGCGACCTAGGCGACCTGGAATACGAGAACTTCAATGCTGCCGGAGCTAAAATCATCATCAAGGGCGTGAGCGTTCATACAGGCTATGCCAAGGGCAAGATGGTGAATGCAAGCCGACTGGCTGTGGAATTCCAGAACATGATTCCTGAGAACGAGACTCCTGAGCAGACAGAAGGCTACCAGGGCTTCTACCACCTCATCGGCATCGAGAGCCGCTGCGAGGAGGCAAAACTCAGCTACATCATCCGAGATCACGACCGCAACAAGTTTGAAAACCGCAAGGATTTCATCGAGGACTGCGTGAACAAGATGAACGAGAAGTATGGCGACGGAACCGTAAAGGCGGTTATCTACGACCAGTACTATAACATGAAGGAGAAGATTGATCCTAACATGCACGTCATCGACATCGTGCTCAGAGCGATGCAGGAGAGCGGCGTTCCACCTCGCGTAGAGCCTATCCGCGGCGGTACCGACGGAGCCCAGCTGAGTTTCAAAGGTCTGCCTTGTCCTAACATCTTCGCCGGCGGTGTCAACTTCCACGGCCCTCACGAGTTTGTGAGCATCCAGGTAATGGAGAAGGTAGTGAAGACCATCGTGAAGATAGCGGAAATCACAGAAGAATTTAATGACTAA
- a CDS encoding PhoH family protein, which yields MIEKHIVLEDIDPVMFYGVNNAHLQMIKSLYPKLRIVARDNVIRVLGDEEEMAKVEEDIEQMRKHLLKYNMLNDEDILDIVKGKQTKADSVKGVLVYSISGRPIKSRSENQQQLIDAYEKNDMVFAVGPAGTGKTYLSIALAVKALKEKAIKKIILSRPAVEAGEKLGFLPGDMKDKIDPYLQPLYDALEDMIPAVKLQDMMEKHIIQIAPLAFMRGRTLSDAVVILDEAQNTTSQQIRMFLTRMGMNTKMIITGDLTQIDLPREQRSGLKEALKILDGVEGIGVVKLGQKDIVRHKLVTRIVNAYDKYDKERAEAREAQKAEKDNSK from the coding sequence TTGATAGAGAAACATATTGTACTCGAAGATATCGATCCAGTGATGTTCTACGGTGTGAACAATGCCCACCTGCAGATGATTAAATCGCTGTATCCTAAGTTGCGTATCGTGGCACGCGACAACGTGATTCGTGTGCTCGGCGACGAGGAGGAAATGGCAAAGGTGGAAGAGGATATTGAGCAGATGCGCAAGCACTTGCTTAAATACAACATGCTCAATGATGAAGACATCCTGGACATCGTGAAAGGAAAACAGACCAAGGCGGACAGCGTGAAAGGCGTGCTGGTATACAGCATCAGCGGCCGACCTATCAAGAGCCGCAGCGAAAACCAGCAGCAGCTGATAGATGCTTACGAGAAGAACGACATGGTATTTGCCGTGGGACCAGCCGGTACCGGCAAGACCTATCTCAGCATCGCCCTTGCCGTAAAGGCCCTCAAGGAAAAAGCCATCAAGAAAATCATCCTCTCACGACCAGCCGTAGAAGCCGGCGAAAAACTCGGTTTCCTGCCTGGCGATATGAAAGACAAAATTGACCCATACCTCCAGCCGCTCTACGATGCGCTGGAAGACATGATACCTGCCGTAAAGCTGCAGGATATGATGGAAAAGCACATTATCCAGATTGCTCCGCTCGCCTTTATGCGCGGACGCACACTCAGCGATGCCGTCGTCATCCTCGACGAGGCGCAGAACACTACCTCCCAACAGATTCGCATGTTCCTCACCCGTATGGGCATGAACACCAAGATGATTATCACCGGCGACCTGACACAGATTGACCTGCCACGCGAACAGCGAAGCGGACTGAAGGAGGCGCTCAAGATTCTGGACGGTGTGGAAGGTATCGGAGTGGTGAAGCTGGGACAGAAGGACATCGTGCGCCACAAACTCGTAACCCGCATCGTCAACGCATACGATAAGTATGACAAGGAGAGAGCGGAAGCACGGGAAGCTCAGAAAGCAGAAAAAGATAATTCAAAATAA
- a CDS encoding DUF5715 family protein produces the protein MKISKNRYLQGFGIVVLLLALVRVIFPGVAKPKTAAADAADSALVAAKDSAASDASTAEISDAPAGADGNVAEDLKKDELSVMPDTVQSGKPSIFFDKNGKEVKHRIFSVPHFGNTFPDQQDVQILAATKHGVKPVQNRLEAENSKGKLVYVGSNPFFYVDKLNNSIPYLVPRASVLLQDIGRAYFDSLQIKGIPLHKIIVTSILRTKDDVAKLRTRNGNATENSCHLYGTTFDICYNRYKQIQTREQPRRQVQNDTLKWVFSEVLRDFRNKNRCYIKYEVKQGCFHITVK, from the coding sequence ATGAAGATTAGTAAGAACAGATATTTACAGGGTTTTGGTATTGTGGTTTTGCTTTTGGCGCTGGTAAGAGTCATCTTCCCGGGAGTAGCAAAACCGAAAACGGCGGCTGCAGATGCGGCTGATTCTGCATTAGTGGCTGCGAAGGATTCGGCTGCTTCTGATGCTTCTACTGCTGAGATTTCTGATGCTCCCGCTGGTGCTGATGGAAATGTGGCTGAGGACCTGAAGAAGGATGAACTCTCTGTTATGCCTGATACGGTACAGAGCGGCAAGCCTTCTATCTTCTTCGACAAGAATGGCAAGGAAGTGAAGCATCGTATCTTCTCGGTGCCTCATTTCGGCAATACTTTCCCCGACCAGCAGGATGTGCAGATTCTGGCGGCTACTAAGCACGGCGTGAAACCGGTACAGAACCGTCTGGAGGCGGAGAACAGCAAGGGCAAGCTGGTGTATGTGGGCAGCAATCCTTTCTTTTATGTCGACAAGCTGAACAACAGTATTCCTTACCTGGTGCCTCGTGCCTCTGTGCTGCTCCAGGATATTGGTCGTGCCTATTTCGATTCGTTGCAGATCAAGGGTATTCCGCTGCATAAGATTATCGTGACGAGCATTCTGCGCACCAAGGATGATGTGGCGAAACTGCGTACCCGAAACGGCAATGCTACCGAGAATTCGTGCCATCTCTATGGTACTACCTTCGATATCTGCTACAACCGCTACAAGCAGATTCAGACCCGTGAACAGCCTCGCCGACAGGTGCAGAATGATACCCTGAAATGGGTGTTCTCCGAGGTGCTCCGCGATTTCCGCAACAAGAACCGCTGCTATATTAAATATGAGGTGAAGCAGGGTTGCTTCCATATCACCGTGAAGTAG
- the ubiE gene encoding bifunctional demethylmenaquinone methyltransferase/2-methoxy-6-polyprenyl-1,4-benzoquinol methylase UbiE, with protein sequence MYKQEQIKPYEGTGEKGKLVEEMFDNIAPTYDTLNHRLSWDIDKGWRKKAIRRLAPFSPKKMLDIATGTGDFAILAAQMLHPDQLIGADISEGMMEIGRQKVKQLGLENTISFAKEDCLNLSFQDESFDAVTAAFGIRNFQNLDQGLKEMCRVLKKGGHLCIVELTTPVSFPMKQLFSIYSNTVLPMYGKLISKDQSAYSYLNKTIEAFPQGEVMMEVFKKAGFAKAEFKRLTFGICTLYFATK encoded by the coding sequence ATGTATAAGCAAGAACAGATTAAGCCCTACGAGGGCACAGGAGAAAAGGGAAAGTTGGTAGAGGAGATGTTTGATAACATCGCCCCTACCTACGATACCCTGAACCACCGTCTCTCGTGGGATATCGATAAGGGATGGCGCAAGAAGGCAATCAGGCGTCTTGCGCCCTTCTCTCCTAAAAAAATGCTCGACATCGCTACCGGTACCGGCGATTTCGCCATCCTAGCCGCACAGATGCTACATCCCGACCAGCTGATCGGAGCAGACATCTCGGAAGGCATGATGGAGATAGGCAGACAGAAGGTAAAACAGCTGGGACTGGAAAACACCATCTCCTTTGCCAAGGAAGACTGCCTCAACCTCTCGTTCCAGGACGAGAGCTTCGACGCTGTAACCGCAGCCTTCGGTATCAGGAACTTCCAGAACCTGGATCAGGGACTGAAGGAAATGTGCCGGGTACTGAAAAAGGGCGGACATCTCTGCATCGTAGAACTCACCACGCCGGTCAGTTTCCCGATGAAGCAGCTGTTCAGCATCTACAGCAACACTGTCTTGCCGATGTATGGCAAACTCATCAGCAAAGACCAGAGCGCCTACAGTTATCTCAACAAGACCATCGAGGCATTCCCTCAGGGCGAGGTCATGATGGAGGTGTTCAAAAAGGCAGGATTCGCAAAGGCAGAGTTCAAGCGACTCACCTTCGGCATCTGCACACTCTATTTCGCAACCAAATAA
- a CDS encoding DNA polymerase III subunit gamma/tau: protein MEEYIVSARKYRPMTFDSVVGQSALTTTLKNAVKSGKLAHAYLFCGPRGVGKTTCARIFAKAINCEHPREDGEACNECESCRAFNEQRSYNIFELDAASNNGVDQIKVLMEQTRIPPQVGKYKVFIIDEVHMLSTAAFNAFLKTLEEPPQHVIFILATTEKHKILPTILSRCQIYDFERMTVANTINHLKMVAEKEGIQYEEQALAVIAEKADGGMRDALSIFDQAASFCMGNITYQKVIEDLNVLDSDNYFRLVDLALENKVPEMMVTLDGILSRGFDGGNMIQGLAQHVRNVMMAKDPQTLPLLETSDDQKAKFQAQAQKAPTPFLYKALELMNQCDIHYRASSNKRLLVELTLIQIGQITQPEDQDVPSAGRTPNRLKSLFQKLLAQSKLASQGAGSEPSGSSEKRSSQPGASAATATAVPSSGAPTAASAASNAASYSASATAAASASPEGSAAAGAATDAASPHKPRLKNIKLGGIGMTFSNLKKKEENQRRLHSPYDDTNEEKATITGDQNEFTQEQVEATWFSMCMRMQNKLDFIGLANRMKSIVPKITNYPQIEVIINNQLLLDDVLNIKNRILKTFVLGLHNSELSISYRLADQEEVGKVLTKNEVLELLMEKNPAMKKLTKDLDLVMT from the coding sequence ATGGAAGAGTATATAGTTTCTGCAAGAAAGTACCGTCCGATGACCTTCGATTCGGTTGTCGGACAGAGTGCATTGACCACCACTTTGAAGAATGCAGTGAAGAGCGGCAAGCTGGCGCACGCCTATCTTTTCTGCGGTCCGAGAGGTGTGGGCAAAACCACTTGTGCCCGCATTTTTGCGAAGGCAATCAACTGCGAGCATCCTCGTGAAGACGGCGAGGCATGCAACGAATGTGAGAGCTGCCGTGCCTTCAACGAGCAGCGTTCCTACAACATCTTCGAGCTGGATGCCGCCAGCAACAACGGTGTTGACCAGATTAAGGTTCTGATGGAGCAGACCCGCATTCCGCCTCAGGTGGGCAAGTATAAGGTGTTTATCATCGATGAGGTCCACATGCTCTCTACAGCCGCCTTCAACGCCTTTCTCAAGACGCTGGAAGAGCCGCCTCAGCATGTCATCTTCATCCTCGCCACTACCGAGAAGCATAAGATTCTGCCTACCATCCTGAGCCGATGCCAGATTTACGACTTCGAGCGAATGACGGTAGCCAATACCATCAACCACCTGAAGATGGTGGCTGAGAAGGAAGGCATACAATATGAAGAGCAGGCGCTCGCCGTGATAGCCGAAAAGGCTGACGGAGGTATGCGCGATGCCCTCTCTATCTTCGACCAGGCTGCCAGCTTCTGCATGGGCAACATCACTTACCAGAAGGTTATCGAGGACCTGAACGTGCTCGACAGCGACAACTATTTCCGTCTGGTAGACCTGGCTCTGGAGAATAAGGTGCCCGAGATGATGGTAACACTCGACGGCATTCTGAGCCGCGGTTTCGATGGCGGCAACATGATACAGGGGCTTGCCCAGCATGTGCGCAATGTGATGATGGCGAAGGACCCTCAGACCCTGCCTCTGCTCGAGACCAGCGACGACCAGAAAGCCAAGTTCCAGGCTCAGGCCCAGAAGGCACCTACACCTTTCTTATATAAGGCGCTGGAACTGATGAACCAGTGCGATATCCATTACCGCGCCAGCAGCAACAAGCGATTACTGGTAGAGCTCACCCTGATACAGATAGGCCAGATTACGCAGCCCGAGGATCAGGATGTGCCTAGTGCGGGGCGTACGCCCAATAGATTAAAATCCCTGTTTCAGAAACTCCTGGCTCAGTCTAAGCTTGCCTCTCAGGGTGCAGGTTCTGAGCCTTCTGGCAGCAGCGAAAAACGGTCTTCACAGCCGGGAGCGTCTGCTGCTACAGCTACTGCTGTGCCTTCGTCAGGGGCACCGACAGCCGCTTCTGCAGCCTCTAATGCTGCATCTTATTCTGCATCTGCCACCGCAGCCGCATCTGCCTCTCCAGAAGGCTCAGCCGCTGCCGGAGCTGCTACTGATGCTGCATCGCCTCACAAGCCACGACTCAAGAATATCAAGCTGGGCGGCATAGGCATGACTTTCTCTAACCTGAAGAAGAAGGAGGAGAACCAGCGCCGCCTGCACAGTCCGTATGATGATACCAATGAGGAAAAAGCGACCATCACGGGCGACCAGAACGAGTTCACCCAGGAGCAGGTGGAAGCAACATGGTTCAGTATGTGCATGAGAATGCAGAACAAGCTGGATTTCATAGGCTTAGCCAACCGCATGAAGAGTATTGTACCGAAGATAACCAACTATCCGCAGATAGAGGTTATCATCAACAACCAGCTCTTGCTAGACGACGTTTTGAACATCAAGAACCGCATTCTCAAGACTTTCGTCTTAGGTCTTCACAACAGCGAACTGAGCATCAGCTATCGCCTTGCCGACCAGGAAGAGGTAGGCAAGGTTCTGACCAAGAATGAAGTTCTGGAACTTCTTATGGAGAAGAACCCTGCGATGAAAAAACTCACAAAGGACCTGGATCTGGTCATGACATAG
- the asnA gene encoding aspartate--ammonia ligase, producing MSNLIKPEGYKALLDMRQTEMGIKMIKEFFQQNLSTELRLCRVTAPLFVLKGLGINDDLNGVERPVTFPIKDLGEAEAEVVHSLAKWKRLTLAEYEIEPAYGVYTDMNAIRADEELDNLHSLYVDQWDWEAVITREDRTIAFLENIVRRIYGAILRTEFLACEHYPQLKPFLPKEIHFIHAQDLLDMYPDLSPKEREDAICKKYGAVFVEGIGGKLSDGKKHDGRAPDYDDWSTVAENGKVGLNGDILIWYPVLGRSFELSSMGIRVDKESLLRQLKLEGKEDREKLYFHQQLLNDKLPLSIGGGIGQSRLCMVLLHKAHIGEIQASIWPEEMRKEAEEAGMNLI from the coding sequence ATGAGCAATTTGATAAAACCTGAAGGGTACAAGGCGCTGCTGGATATGCGCCAGACCGAAATGGGTATTAAAATGATAAAAGAATTCTTCCAGCAAAACCTGAGCACCGAGCTCCGTCTGTGTCGTGTTACCGCCCCTCTCTTCGTATTGAAGGGTTTGGGTATCAATGATGACCTGAATGGAGTGGAGCGCCCTGTAACTTTCCCTATCAAGGATTTGGGCGAAGCCGAGGCTGAGGTGGTTCATTCTCTTGCCAAATGGAAGCGACTGACGCTTGCCGAGTATGAGATTGAGCCTGCTTATGGCGTATATACTGATATGAACGCCATCCGTGCTGACGAGGAGTTGGATAATCTTCATTCGCTCTATGTTGACCAGTGGGACTGGGAGGCTGTGATTACCAGGGAAGACCGTACCATCGCCTTCCTCGAGAATATCGTGCGCCGCATCTATGGTGCCATCTTGCGTACCGAGTTTCTGGCTTGCGAGCATTATCCTCAGCTGAAGCCTTTCCTGCCAAAGGAGATTCATTTTATTCATGCGCAGGATTTGCTCGATATGTATCCAGACCTTTCTCCTAAGGAGCGTGAGGATGCTATCTGCAAGAAGTATGGCGCTGTATTTGTAGAGGGCATCGGAGGCAAGTTGAGCGATGGCAAGAAGCATGATGGCCGAGCTCCTGACTATGATGACTGGAGCACCGTGGCTGAGAACGGCAAGGTGGGACTGAATGGTGATATCCTTATCTGGTATCCTGTTCTGGGTCGCAGTTTCGAGCTCAGTTCTATGGGTATCCGTGTCGACAAGGAGAGTCTGCTGCGTCAGCTTAAGCTGGAGGGCAAGGAGGATAGAGAGAAGCTTTACTTCCATCAGCAGCTCCTGAACGACAAGTTGCCTCTGAGCATTGGTGGCGGTATCGGTCAGAGCCGTCTGTGCATGGTATTGCTTCATAAGGCTCACATTGGTGAGATTCAGGCTAGCATCTGGCCTGAGGAGATGCGCAAGGAGGCTGAGGAAGCGGGCATGAACCTCATCTAG
- a CDS encoding phosphoribosylaminoimidazolesuccinocarboxamide synthase codes for MKALTKTDFHFDGQKSVYHGKVRDVYDINDDLLVMVATDRISAFDVVLPKGIPFKGQVLNQIAAKFLDTTTDICPNWKLATPDPMVTVGLKCEGFRVEMIIRSILTGSAWREYQKGCREICGVKLPDGMRENQRFPEPIITPTTKADEGHDMNISKEEIIAQGIVSAEDYAVMDDYTRRIFARGQEIAAKQGLILVDTKYEFGKRDGKVYLIDEIHTPDSSRYFYADGYEEKFEKGEPQRQLSKEFVRQWLIEHNFMNEPGQTMPEITDEYAESVSDRYIELYEHITGEKFDKAAEEGDIAARIEKNVSEWLAAHK; via the coding sequence ATGAAAGCATTAACAAAGACAGATTTCCATTTTGATGGACAGAAGAGTGTTTACCACGGTAAAGTACGTGATGTGTATGACATTAACGACGACCTCCTCGTGATGGTCGCTACCGACAGAATCTCAGCGTTCGACGTTGTTCTGCCTAAGGGTATCCCATTCAAGGGACAGGTGCTCAATCAGATTGCAGCTAAGTTCCTGGACACAACTACAGACATCTGTCCAAACTGGAAGTTGGCTACTCCAGACCCAATGGTTACCGTAGGTTTGAAGTGCGAAGGTTTCCGCGTGGAGATGATCATCCGTTCTATCCTCACCGGTAGTGCATGGCGCGAGTATCAGAAGGGCTGCCGCGAGATCTGCGGTGTGAAGTTGCCAGACGGTATGCGCGAAAACCAGCGTTTCCCAGAGCCTATCATCACCCCTACTACAAAGGCTGACGAGGGTCACGACATGAATATCTCTAAGGAAGAGATCATCGCCCAGGGTATTGTTAGTGCAGAGGATTACGCTGTGATGGATGACTACACACGCCGCATCTTCGCCCGCGGTCAGGAAATCGCTGCCAAGCAGGGCTTGATCCTCGTAGATACCAAGTACGAGTTCGGCAAGCGCGACGGCAAGGTTTATCTCATCGATGAGATCCACACTCCAGACTCTAGCCGCTACTTCTATGCTGACGGTTACGAGGAGAAGTTTGAGAAGGGTGAACCACAGCGCCAGCTCTCTAAGGAGTTTGTTCGCCAGTGGCTCATCGAGCACAACTTCATGAACGAGCCAGGCCAGACTATGCCAGAGATTACCGACGAGTATGCAGAGAGCGTATCCGACCGCTACATCGAACTCTACGAGCACATCACCGGCGAGAAGTTTGACAAGGCTGCTGAGGAAGGCGACATCGCTGCCCGCATCGAGAAGAACGTAAGCGAGTGGCTTGCTGCACACAAGTAA
- a CDS encoding cation:proton antiporter domain-containing protein, whose amino-acid sequence MAEIPFLVKDLALILMVAGIVTLIFKRLKQPLVLGYIMAGFLVSPHMSYTMSVVDETDIQTWADIGVIFTLFSLGLDFSFKKIVKMGASPIIATVVIVFCMMMLGISVGHSFGWGRMDCIFLGGMLAMSSTTIIYKAFDDMRLRTQKFASMVMSVLILEDILAIVMMVMLSAIASGSSPDGGQMLASIVKIGFFLGVWFIVGIFAIPWFLRSVRKLINAETLLIVSLGLCCGMAVLSTKVGFSSAFGAFVMGSILAETIEAEKIIKLVEPVKNLFGAIFFVSVGMLVDPKILIEYAVPILALVGTILVGQAIFGTFGFMLGGESLKSAMRCGFSMAQIGEFSFIIASLGLSLGVISKFLYPVVVAVSVITTFLTPYMIRLATPTYQVMEKHLPDKLIHILNHFAMSHPQTQQQSKWKSLIRQMLVNTTAYSILSAAVIALMFTFVLPLMRNLLPGWHLHWYANAITGLLTVLFISPFLRAIVMKKNHSAEWKRLWVESSINRVPLLFTVFVRFMIALAFIFYIINFLSRFTNALIVCIGAAVVMLMLASRRIKKRSIVMERVFVHNLRSRDIAAQVNGEKRPLYEGRLLDRDIHISEFEVPEDSSWTGKSLRELHLRQRFGVDMSSIHRGSHRLNIPNGDMIIFPGDKLQVIGNDDQLQKFNTALQSDLLPEEAEIEKREMKLSQLIISGGSEFLGKTLIESGIRDKYNCMVVGLEEGRENLTHVSPTRVFKKGDIIWIVGEEADLKRIKN is encoded by the coding sequence ATGGCTGAAATTCCATTTTTAGTAAAAGACCTCGCCCTCATCCTGATGGTAGCAGGCATCGTAACCCTCATCTTCAAAAGGCTCAAGCAGCCGCTGGTGCTGGGATACATCATGGCGGGATTCCTGGTTTCGCCACACATGTCCTACACCATGTCGGTAGTCGACGAGACGGATATCCAGACCTGGGCCGACATCGGTGTCATCTTCACCCTCTTCTCGCTCGGTCTCGACTTCTCGTTCAAGAAAATCGTGAAGATGGGTGCCTCTCCCATCATCGCCACCGTGGTCATCGTGTTCTGCATGATGATGCTGGGCATCAGCGTAGGCCACAGTTTCGGCTGGGGAAGGATGGACTGCATCTTCCTGGGCGGTATGCTCGCCATGAGCTCCACCACTATTATATATAAGGCATTCGATGATATGCGGCTGCGCACCCAGAAGTTTGCCTCGATGGTGATGAGCGTGCTGATACTGGAAGATATCCTGGCTATCGTGATGATGGTGATGCTGTCGGCGATAGCGAGCGGAAGCAGTCCCGACGGCGGGCAGATGCTTGCCTCTATCGTGAAGATAGGCTTCTTCCTGGGCGTATGGTTTATCGTGGGCATCTTCGCCATTCCGTGGTTCCTGCGTTCGGTGAGGAAACTTATCAATGCCGAAACCCTGCTCATCGTTTCGCTGGGTCTGTGCTGCGGCATGGCGGTACTGAGCACCAAGGTGGGGTTCAGCAGCGCCTTCGGAGCCTTCGTCATGGGCAGTATACTGGCAGAAACCATTGAGGCAGAGAAGATTATCAAGCTTGTAGAACCGGTAAAGAACCTCTTCGGAGCCATCTTCTTCGTATCGGTAGGTATGCTGGTAGACCCGAAGATTCTGATAGAATATGCCGTTCCTATCCTCGCCCTGGTCGGTACGATACTGGTAGGTCAGGCAATATTCGGCACCTTCGGATTCATGCTCGGAGGCGAGTCGCTGAAGTCGGCGATGCGCTGCGGTTTCTCGATGGCTCAGATTGGTGAGTTCTCTTTCATCATCGCCTCGCTGGGTCTGTCGCTCGGCGTCATCAGCAAGTTCCTCTATCCGGTAGTGGTAGCAGTGAGTGTCATCACCACCTTCCTTACACCTTATATGATTCGTCTTGCCACACCTACCTATCAGGTGATGGAGAAACATCTGCCCGACAAACTCATCCATATTCTGAACCATTTCGCGATGAGCCATCCCCAGACGCAGCAGCAGAGCAAGTGGAAATCGCTGATCCGCCAGATGCTGGTCAACACCACCGCCTACTCCATCCTCTCGGCAGCCGTCATCGCCCTGATGTTCACCTTCGTGCTGCCACTGATGCGCAATCTGCTGCCCGGCTGGCATCTCCACTGGTATGCCAACGCCATCACCGGTCTGCTCACCGTCCTATTCATCTCACCGTTCCTGCGCGCCATCGTGATGAAGAAGAACCACAGTGCCGAGTGGAAACGCCTCTGGGTGGAGAGCAGCATCAACCGCGTGCCGCTGCTCTTTACGGTGTTCGTGCGCTTCATGATAGCACTGGCTTTCATCTTCTATATCATCAATTTCCTCTCGCGCTTTACCAATGCGCTGATTGTCTGCATCGGTGCCGCCGTGGTGATGCTGATGCTGGCATCCCGCCGCATCAAGAAGCGTAGCATCGTGATGGAGCGCGTCTTCGTTCACAACCTGCGTTCGCGCGATATTGCGGCTCAGGTGAACGGCGAAAAGCGGCCGCTCTACGAGGGCAGACTGCTAGACCGAGATATCCACATCAGCGAATTTGAAGTACCAGAAGATAGCAGTTGGACTGGCAAATCGCTGAGAGAGCTGCATCTGCGCCAGCGTTTCGGTGTTGACATGAGCAGCATTCACCGCGGCTCTCACCGGTTGAACATCCCGAACGGCGACATGATCATCTTCCCGGGCGACAAACTGCAGGTAATCGGCAACGACGACCAGCTGCAGAAATTCAACACCGCCCTGCAGAGCGACCTGCTGCCTGAGGAGGCTGAAATAGAAAAGCGCGAGATGAAGCTCAGCCAGCTCATCATCAGCGGCGGCAGCGAATTCCTGGGAAAGACGCTGATAGAAAGCGGAATAAGGGATAAATACAACTGTATGGTGGTAGGACTGGAAGAGGGCCGGGAAAATCTGACGCACGTATCCCCTACCCGAGTCTTCAAGAAGGGAGACATCATCTGGATAGTGGGAGAAGAAGCAGATTTGAAGAGAATCAAAAATTAA